In the genome of Desulfuromonas sp. DDH964, one region contains:
- a CDS encoding beta-ketoacyl synthase N-terminal-like domain-containing protein: protein MNSQPMAIRGIGVVGGFGAGLHALEAALRGELPRPGQVTFSNDGREVVLPAFLADTEPLAEFLPKKSLRRIDHYSRLALLGASQALADAGREQFDPQRMGVVVASGYGATRTTFAFLDSVIDDGDQCASPTHFSNSVHNAAAAHISILLGITGPSLTVSQFEMSVPSALLSAARWLAEGRVDSVLFGGIDEYCDVLGYCWDHFFGSGDGGPIRPLELQRQSAILAEGAAFFVLTRADEGSPSRYGTVQGIDIGHQSGQKLPVAADALLLLGVDGHRRCGSLYPSQIPAQADVVSYSPLYGSLPVGPAFDMAIAALIRAGGEIYPAPVGADDGCPGRVVRQPEAIAGRPLACLKCSGAGEISIINLGG from the coding sequence ATGAATTCTCAACCTATGGCCATTCGCGGCATCGGTGTCGTCGGCGGTTTCGGTGCGGGCCTCCACGCCCTGGAGGCGGCCCTGCGCGGCGAGTTGCCGCGCCCGGGACAGGTCACCTTCAGCAATGACGGCCGCGAGGTGGTGCTGCCGGCCTTTCTCGCCGATACGGAACCCCTGGCCGAGTTTCTGCCGAAGAAGTCGCTACGCCGCATTGACCACTATTCGCGGCTGGCGCTGCTCGGGGCCTCCCAGGCTTTGGCCGATGCCGGGCGCGAGCAGTTCGACCCGCAGCGCATGGGAGTGGTAGTCGCCAGTGGTTACGGGGCGACCCGCACCACCTTCGCTTTTCTCGACTCGGTGATCGATGACGGCGACCAGTGCGCCTCGCCGACCCACTTTTCCAACTCGGTGCACAACGCCGCCGCCGCCCACATCTCGATCCTGCTCGGCATCACCGGGCCGAGCCTGACCGTCAGCCAGTTCGAAATGTCGGTCCCCTCGGCGCTCCTTTCCGCCGCCCGCTGGCTCGCCGAAGGGCGCGTCGATTCGGTCCTCTTCGGCGGCATCGACGAATACTGCGATGTGCTCGGTTACTGCTGGGATCATTTCTTCGGCAGCGGCGACGGCGGCCCGATCCGGCCGCTGGAACTGCAGCGCCAGAGTGCCATCCTCGCCGAAGGGGCGGCCTTCTTCGTCCTCACCCGCGCTGATGAAGGATCACCTTCCCGCTACGGGACGGTGCAGGGGATCGACATCGGCCACCAGAGCGGCCAGAAGCTGCCGGTCGCTGCTGATGCGCTGCTGCTGCTCGGCGTCGATGGCCATCGTCGCTGCGGCAGTCTCTACCCCAGCCAGATTCCAGCCCAGGCGGATGTCGTCTCCTATTCACCCCTCTACGGCAGCCTGCCGGTGGGGCCGGCCTTCGACATGGCGATCGCCGCCCTGATCCGCGCCGGCGGCGAAATCTATCCGGCGCCGGTGGGAGCGGACGACGGTTGCCCGGGGCGGGTGGTGCGCCAGCCCGAAGCAATCGCCGGGCGGCCCCTCGCCTGTCTCAAGTGCAGCGGGGCCGGTGAAATCAGCATCATCAACCTGGGGGGATGA